TGATGCCGAGCTCGCGGGCGAGCTTGGGGAGCGCCTGGGAACCTGCCAGTTCCTGGTAGCCACCGCTGTTGGCCTTGGTCACCTGGCGCACCAGGGGCGCCCCGGGCACCGGCAGGAAGCCGACCTCGCCCGCGCCGCCGGTCCAGCCGCGGTGCAGCCGGCCGCCGAGGACGAGCGCGGCGCCGAGACCGCCCTCGTTCCACAACAGGACGAAGTCCTCGTGCCCCTGGGCGGCGCCGAGGCGCTGCTCCGCGATGGCGACGAGATTGACGTCGTTCTCGTACTCGACGGGCATCGGCAGCGCGGCCGCCAGTTCGTCGAGCAGCGTCGGGGTGTGCCAGCCGGGCAGGTGCGAGGCGTACCGCAGCCGGCCGGTGTTGGGGTCGAAGGCGCCGGGTGTGCCGATGACCAGGCGGCGGACGTCGTCCCGGGCGAGCCCGGCGGCCTTGACCGCGCCGTCGAGGGCGTCGGTGACCTGGCGTACGACGGGCTGGGCGGGGCGGCGGCCGGGGGTGGGCAGTTCGTACTCGCCGACCGTCCGGCCGGTGATGTCGGCGACGGCGGCGAGGACGCGGTCCGGGGTGACGTCCAGGCCCGCCGCGTGGCCGGCGCCCGGATTGACCGCGTACAGCTGGGCGTTGGGGCCCGGGCGGCCCTCGCTGGTGCCGGTGGCGAGCACCAGGCCCGCCGCTTCCAGGCGGGCGAGGAGCTGCGAGGCGGTGGGCTTGGACAGCCCGGTGAGCTTGCCGATGCGGGTCCGGGAGAGGGGGCCGTGCGCGAGCAGCAGGTCGAGTGCGGCCCGGTCGTTCATGGCGCGCAGGACGCGCGGAGTGCCCGGCGTACCGGCGGATCCTGCCATGTCTGTCGCCACCTGCCC
The window above is part of the Streptomyces sp. NBC_01428 genome. Proteins encoded here:
- a CDS encoding ROK family transcriptional regulator codes for the protein MAGSAGTPGTPRVLRAMNDRAALDLLLAHGPLSRTRIGKLTGLSKPTASQLLARLEAAGLVLATGTSEGRPGPNAQLYAVNPGAGHAAGLDVTPDRVLAAVADITGRTVGEYELPTPGRRPAQPVVRQVTDALDGAVKAAGLARDDVRRLVIGTPGAFDPNTGRLRYASHLPGWHTPTLLDELAAALPMPVEYENDVNLVAIAEQRLGAAQGHEDFVLLWNEGGLGAALVLGGRLHRGWTGGAGEVGFLPVPGAPLVRQVTKANSGGYQELAGSQALPKLARELGIKDLPAGPYTEVAATLVERAAAVADGPYRQLLETYATGLATGLASLVSVLDPELVVLSGSSLTAGGEPLRALVQAELEELAASRPRLVVGGVHEHPVLRGALESALAATRDEVFDTSR